A region of the Rubripirellula tenax genome:
GCCCAGACGGTGGGTGTCTTCGGTTGTCCTGTGGATTGCACTGTCGTTTGCCCTGTCGTTTGCCCTGTCGTTTGCCCGGGCGCGTCGGCATTGACCGTCGCTCCCAAAGAAACGACGCACGCCGCGATCAAGACGTTCACGAACCCGACAAAGCGGCCACGCATCCCAGAGCTCCAAAATGTAAACAAACAACAATCATCATCTTAGCAAGAAGGCGATTGTACTTTATCGGAGACAGAAACGCCGGACGCGAGATCCGCGACTTCAGGGCAATTCAATTTTCAAACGGAATAGAGCCGCAAAATGATCGGCCCTATCCTCGACAGCACAGCTGGCTGGAACTATTCGGTGCGTTGGGTGACTTCGAGCAAGTGATAGCCAAAGTCGGTTTTCACCGGCCCTTGGACCTCACCAACTTCGCCACCGAAAACGGCCGCATCAAATTCCGGCACCATTTGGCCGGGGCCGAACGTTCCCAACGCGCCGCCATCGGCGCCCGACGGGCACGATGAATATTCCGCGGCGATTTGGCCGAAGTCAGCGCCTTCGGCGATCTGCTTCTTCAGGTCCAAACATTCTTTTTCCGTCGACACCAAAATATGTCGGGCGCTGGCTTGTGGCATGACTCTGATCCTCGGGCAATGAGTTACTTCGACAGGTTTCGCAGCACGGTCGGAAGGATACCGCCGTTTTGGTAATACTGCATTTCAACGGGCGTATCGATTCGCACGACGCACGGGAATGTTTTCACCGAACCATCGGGACTGGTGGCCGTGACCTTGATCGTCGATCGAGGTTGAAGATCGTTGGATAGACCTGGGATGTCGATGGTTTCTTCGCCCGTCAAACCCAGCGATTGCCAAGTCGCGCCGTCGGCGAATTCCAACGGCAAGACACCCATGCCGACCAAGTTGCTGCGGTGGATGCGTTCATAGCTGGCCGTGATAACGGCTTTGACGCCCAACAACATCGTGCCCTTGGCGGCCCAGTCACGACTGCTGCCGGTGCCGTATTCGGCGCCGGCGATCACCACCAACGGAGTTCCCGCGGCTTGGTACTTCATCGACGCGTCGTAGATGCTCATCACTTCATTGGTGGGCAAATAACGTGTCACGCCGCCTTCGGTGCCCGGCGCCAACTGATTTCGAATGCGAATGTTCGCAAACGTACCGCGGACCATGACGCGGTCGTTTCCGCGCCGCGACCCGAAACTGTTGAATTCGCGGATCGGTACATTCTTGTCTTGCAAGAATTTGCCGGCGGGTCCGTCTGATGCAATCGCACCGGCTGGTGAAATGTGGTCGGTCGTCACCGAATCGGCCAACAACGCCAAGACTTTCGCGCCGTGAATCGGTTGGATGTCGGGCACGTCTTGGCCCGTGACTGCATCCAAGAATGGCGGATGCTGGATGTAAGTGCTCTCGTCGCTCCACGGATAAATCGCGCCGGTGGCGACGTCGATCGCATTCCAAAGTTCGTTGCCTTTGACGGCTTCGCCGTACTCTCGCGTGAACATTTCGGGATGGATCGACGAAGCGATGGTTTCGCGAATCTCGTCTGCCGATGGCCAAATGTCTTTTAAGTAGACGTCGCTGCCATCGGTTCCCTTGCCGATCGGCTCGGTTGCCAAGTCGATGTCGGTGGTCCCGGCAAGAGCGTAGGCAACAACAAGCGGCGGGCTGGCCAAGTAGTTTGCCTTGGTCAGCGGATTGACGCGGCCTTCGAAGTTGCGGTTCCCCGACAACACGGCCGAGGCAACCAGATCGCTTGTTTTGATCGCGTTGGCGACGGCCGGCGGCAGCGGGCCGCTGTTACCGATGCATGTCGTGCAACCGTAGCCGACGGTTTGAAACCCGAGCTTATCCAGCGACTCGGACACGCCGGCTTTGTTCAGGTAGTCCGTCACAACGCGAGAACCGGGGGCCAGCGAAGTCTTGACGTGTGCGGGCACCTTCAAACCGCGGGCGACCGCTTTCTTGGCCAGCAATCCGGCGCCGATCATGACCGAAGGGTTGGACGTGTTGGTACACGATGTGATCGCCGCGATGACGACGGCGCCGTGCGTGATCTGGCTGCTGTGGCCGTTGTCTTTGACATCCGCGACTTTGCCCAGCTCGCTCTTGTCCAATCCAAAGCCCGACTTGCCGACCGGCGCGGTCAACGAATCGTTGAAGGCCTTCTTCATGCCGGCAAGTGCGATGCGGTCTTGCGGTCGTTTGGGGCCAGCCATCGATGGCTCGATCGTGCCCAAATCCAACGACAACGTCTTGGTGTAGTTCAGTTTCGGACCGTCGTCGGTTCGAAACAGCCCTTGTTCTTTGCAGTAGGTTTCCACCAGCTTCACGTGCGCTTCGGTGCGTCCCGTTTGGCGCATGTACGCCAGCGTCACATCGTCGACCGGGAAGAAGCCCATCGTGGCACCGTACTCGGGCGCCATGTTTGCGATTGTTGCTCGGTCGGCGACGCTCATCTTGTTCATGCCGACGCCAAAGAATTCGACGAACTTGTTGACGACGCCTTCTTCACGGAGCACTTCGACGACTCGCAACACCATGTCGGTCGCAGTCGCACCGGCCGGCAATGCGCCGGTCAATTCGAAGCCAATGACTTCGGGCATCAACATGTACAACGGTTGGCCAAGCATGTTGGCTTCCGCTTCGATCCCGCCGACGCCCCAACCCAACACGCCAAGTCCATTGATCATCGTCGTGTGGCTGTCGGTTCCGACAAGCGAGTCGGGAATCGCAACGGGGCCATCGGGTGAGTCTTGCAACGCGACAACGCGAGCCAGGTATTCCAAATTGACTTGGTGAACGATGCCGACGTTAGGCGGAACGACCGAGAAATTATCGAACGCTTGTTGGCCCCAACGAAGGAACTCGTAACGTTCTAGGTTGCGCTCGAATTCGATTTCGACGTTCTGTGAAAGAGCAGACGCGGTACCGAAGTGATCGACTTGGACGCTGTGGTCGATGACCAGGTCGACAGGAATCAGCGGATTGATCTTTTCGGGATCACCACCGATTCGCTGCATCGCCGATCGCATGGCGGCTAAGTCGACGACGGCGGGAACGCCGGTGAAGTCCTGCAGCACCACTCGGTACGGTTTGAAAGGGACTTCTTGCTTGGCCGGCGCCGCGGCGTCCCACGCGGCCAGGTTTTTGACGTCGTCTTCGGTAACCGAGAATCCGTCGCAATTGCGGAGCACAGCTTCCAACAAGACGCGGATCGAAAACGGCAACTTGCTGATCTCGCCCAGTCCGGCCTCTTCCAATTTGCTCAGGCGGTAGATCGTGGCGGTGCCGTTTCCGGTGTCGAAGGAATCGCGAACTCCAAAGGGATCAAACGTCACGGTGGTGGTCTCTCAGCAGGGGGCAGGCACGGGGGACTGGGTGAAAGCTGCGTCAAACGCCGCGTTAGTCTAGCAATCAACCTTGGGGCTGTCAGCGTGTCCGATCCGATCGAAGCTGCTCGGGGGCCGGTTTTTTACGATGCCATTTCTACGATCTCAGGGCACTTCGATCGCCTGCCCGCACAATGTCAAAATAGGGGAACTTTGCCGGTCCTTCGGATTCATTTGGTCGTATCGGTTCTCACACGTCGATACCTCATGACACCAGTGCCGATTGTAAGGTCTCGCGATCCGAAAGCCGAGTTTTTGATATGCCCGTACATTTTACGTCCAAGCGTTCGTCTACCCAACGCCGTTACTTCGCGTCCCTGCTCGCCGGAGGGCTGCTTTTCGCCGCTCCTACGGTGGGGGTCGCTGCGGATTTTGGCTGTGGCGTCGAAGAAACCTGTGACGCAATGCCGATGTTCGAAGCAACGTGTGGTTGTGGGGACGATTCCTGCGATTCGATGAATTGCGGCCGAAGCAAAGGTCTGCTGTCCGGCCTGAAGATGCCACGGATGAAGATGCCCAACATGAGCGTTCCGCGGATCAACATGAAACGGACGGTCGTCTACAAGGCACTCGATTCGGTTGCCGGCGGTATCGAAAAGGTACTGATGCTGGACAAATGCAACGACGGCTGCGACGTGATTTGTGATGACGGCTGCGATGCAGGAATGTTGGACGAGTGGAACGGTTCCATGTCGCCACACATCAACGGCTATGCGGAACCGATGCACATTCAATCCGCCCCGATGATGCCGCCAAGCCCGCCGCCGATGATCGTCCATCCGCATACGGGTTCGCCAAACACCGGCATGCCTCACGTGGAATCACCCCATGTGGAATCACACAGCCATCCGATCCAGATGGCGCCGATGGCGGCTCCACAGACACAGATGCGGATGAGTCAGCCACGGATCGCCCCGCGCAGCGTGCCGACGCAATCGCGCAGCGTGCCGACTCAACAACGCATGCCGACCCAACCACGGGTCCCCGTGCCACAACCGCTGCCCGAAGCGAATCGCCCTGCTGTTCCAGCCCCGCCGATTCCCGATGACAAGACAGACTCGATGTTCGATTCGCTGTCCGACCCGTTCGGCGATGACGAAGTTCGCGTCCGACGCTACCAACCGGTTCGCCCCAGCAGCTATGAAAGCGATGCGGTTGAGTCGACGGAACGTCCGCTCTCACGCAGCAATCAAACGTCAAGCCGCCGCGTCCGCAGCTCGCGATAGAGACTCCGGTAAGCATCGACCATGGTGGGAATCGAGAACTCGCTTCTCATTTTCGCCTGGTTGAGTTCGCCGGTCCGGTCGGCACAATCGGCATCCGCCAAGAAAGCGGCAACCAATCGCGTCATCGACGGACCGTCGTCGATCGCGAACGATTGCCGGTCCCAATCGTGACCTAGCAGTTCGCGAGCCCCTTCGGCGCGGCTACATACGACCGGTCGACCTGCCGCCATCGCTTCCATGGCAACGTTGGGCATCCCTTCGTACCGGCTGGGCAGGACCAAGACGCGACAAGCACGCATCAACGGGGCGACGTCGGCTTGCCAGGGCAAAAGAACGACACGTTCGTTTCCCACTTGCCCGGCCCATCGATCGATGGCAACGCGGTCGGGCCCATCCCCCACGATCAAAAGCCGACGCTTTGACCTGGCCGGCGCGATCTCGTCCACAGCTTTCTGCAGCAGATCGATCCCCTTTTGCGGATGCAAGCGTCCGACAAAAAGAGCCACCGCCGCATCGGAAGGCCAACCGATCGCGGTCCAATCAAACGCTTCGGCGATTGCGAATCGTCCAACGTCGACCGCGTTGGGAATCACAATCGACTTTTCGCTGTCACACCCCAGCCGCAGCGACGCAAATTTTTGCACGTCGTCGCTGACGCAAACCAACGACGTCATTTGCCGCACCGCCCAACGTTCGATGCGGCACCGCAGCGTCCGTGTCTCGGCAACTCTAAGGCCACCGACCCGAACCGCGACACCGGCCTTTTTCGCTGCCATCGTGCCGATCACGTTGGCATGAAAAAGAAAGGTCTGGCACACGTCGGCCGGTGACGATCCCAGCCACCGCGTCAAATTTTGATACGCGCCACGAAACTGCCACATCGAATCTGCGTTGCCCGAGGCGACTTCGACACCACCGCTGCGAAGGCGATCGACCAACAACGATTTCGGCCCCGTCGGCAGCGATCCGATCGAAAACACGCGGACATCATCGCCCGCAGCCGCCATCGACGTCGCCAGCTCGGTCAAACATCGCTCGGCGCCACCGACAAACAGTTCGGTGATAACAAAGTCAATTCGCATGGCGAGGGTCGTGATTCAACAGAAAAGGCGGGAATACGGAAAGGGCCAGTAAAGTCCACGAACGCGTCTTAATTTATCCACAGCGTGACTTAACGCCCCACTAACGACTCGGATGAGATTCAGCTTCTCGGGTCAAAGTTAGCACATTCCGTACAACCGTAATCCGATCCTTCCGGTTTAAACTTACCGCCGCGGTTTCCCGGCGCACAGGAAAAGAAGGTGACCGATGCTTTCATTACTACTGAGCATTTCCCAATGTCTTCCCAAATCCGGCACGCAAAGTTGCAACGAGAACGATGATGAATCTAACCACTTTCACGATCGAATCGGTCCACGGCGTCAAACAAACACTTTGCCTTGAAACCTTCACCGTCGGTCCTCAGCCGTCATCGAAGACGACGGTGTCCGCACCTGCCGATCCGGCGAAGAAGTCAACGGCGACGAACGACGTTCGCCGCTGATACGATTGGCTCGACCCAAGTAACACGGCCCCCAGGGCCGTCGTGTTCTGAATTTCCACGGGTCGGCGACCCGCACCACGGACGTTTTAAAAACCTGTGCATGGTGATGTTGTGGCGATTCGGCGGAGTCAAGACCACGCTCGGTTGCCCTCACAGATTCTCGAATCCTCCGGCGGCCTCAAATGCCCTTAGCGCCTGAACTGACTCTGGCACGTCATGGACGCGAATGATGTCCGCGCCGGCTGCGGCAACGGCAAGGGTCACCCCAAGCGTGCCCGCCATTCGGTCCGCATCTTTGTCGCCAATCACCTTTCCGATGAATCCCTTGCGTGAGTGTCCGATCAGAATCGGGCAACCCAAAGTAGTGAACCGTGGAGTCGCACGAAGTAACGCCAAATTGTGTTCGTGCGTTTTCCCGAATCCGATTCCTGGATCCAAACAGATCCGATCCTCGCGAATGCCGGCTTCCAAGCAGAACGATTTCCTCGCTTGCAAATACGCGAATATCTCGTCGACCACGTCCGTGTAAACCGGATCGTCCTGCATCGTTTGCGGAGTTCCCTTCATGTGCATCACGCACACGCCGACGCCGGCGGCCACGGCAATACCCGACATCGCCGGGTCGCCTTCCAGTCCGGTGACGTCGTTGATGATTTCGGCGCCGGAATCGACCGCGGCTTGGGCGACGGCCGCCTTGCTGGTGTCGATGCTGATGGGGATCGAAAGCGAATCTCGCAGTCCATCGATCACGGGAATGACCCGATCGAGTTCTTCTTGGACACCGACGGGATCGCTATACGGACGAGTACTCTCACCGCCGATGTCGATGATGTCGGCACCGGCCGCCTCCATCGCAAGCGCCGACGCGATCGCACGTTGGGCGTCGTGATGTTTTCCGCCGTCGGAAAAACTGTCAGGCGTGACGTTTAGAATTCCCATCACCAGGGGGCGACGACCTAGCGTCAATGACCGCCGGCCGAGATTCCAGATTCGATCGTGATTCATCCAGCAGGCTGCGCGAACAGAGAAACGGGTCAAGAAGCCCTCCCAGGCTACCAACGCATCTCCATTTGCGAAACGATCCGCTGGGCCAAATCTTCGATCGCCATTTGCATGGCCGAGTCCACGGATTGCCCCGCCTCGGGCACAAACCGTGCATCCTGACCGAACGTGGTCGAAAAATCGCCGGTCGGCACGATCGCGTTTTGCATCAGCAGTTCGCCACCGCGTCCGGTCCAGCTAGCGCGGACGGAAACCGCTGCATCGAGAGCGCGCGGATCGTCGGTCCCCGTTTCGGTCAGCACTCGTTTCGTTTCGCTAACGACGCGGCAAATCAACGTGCTGTCCGCGTTCGGGTCACCGGTGACTTTGTACGGCGTGCGAACTTCGATTTCTTTGATGATCGCTTCGGTCAGACGCACACCCAGGTCATGCCGAAACGTGTCGTTGCGCACGATCGGAACATGAACCGTCCGAATCCCTGGGCGAAACAATGACGCGGATCCGAAACGGTACGCCGCACAACCGGTGGTCAGCATCAAGCCGATCACCGTGATCACGATCAATGCCGCAGGGACGTGTCGCTTCATCGAAACAGCGTCTCCGTAGGTTCGACAGATTGATCCGATGCAGGAATGTTCAGCTTCAGTGGATTCTTTTTACGCGATTCGGGGAAGATCGTCGTCAGCCATGACAACCGTTGTGTGGGCACGCCGGGAAGTCGTTCGATTTCTGGTAGACGCTTACGAGCGATTTCGGCCTGCGGCGTATCGCCGTATTTTTCCAGCAGTTCGTTGTAGTACGTGGCCGCCGCACGATACTCTTTTCGTTTCTCGCGAAAGCTGGCCTTTTGGGCCAAACGTTCGGCGCGGTGATAAGCGATCTCGGCAGCCGCGCGAGCAACCAGATCGCCGTACTTCGGTTCCGCCATTTTGTCGGGAAAACGTTGCCGTGTTTGGCGAACCAATGTTTCCGCTTCTTCCAAGACCAGTTCGCTGTACTTCGGCCCGGCATAGATTTCCAGCTTGCACCGCAGTCCCAACAGGTGCGCCAGAAACAAGTGTTCGCTATCGCCGAATGTTTCACGCAAGTCCGTCAAGAACTCGTCAGCTTCCTCAAACTTTTCTTGTCGAATGTACTCAGCTGCTGCTGCCATCGTCGCGTCATCGGCCAGTCGCCCGGTCGGATCGTCGTAACGAATTTGGTCCAACACTCGGATCGCATGTCCGTCGGTGTCCAAACGAGGGCGAGACGAGTCGGTGAAGTTGATCGGGATCCAACTGCCTTCGTCTGCTTTGACCGTGTCGATCCAGTAACGGCTGATCGAAAACAACCGAGCCGCTACGCGGTCGTTGTGACGATTGCGTGGATATTGCTTTTGTAGTTTTTCGTAAGTGTCCGTCGCCATCGTCAACTGATCAGCAAAGAACAGACTCTCCGCACGCATGAACATCGAGTCCTGCTCGAGAGCCGAACCCGGCGCGGATTCGCCAGCCTTCTTGAACTGCTTGGCGGCCTGAGCATACGTTTTCTTACGTACTTCGGTGGATTGAGTTCCGGCAGTCCGGAACAACTGGTCACCGGCTTTATAGAACTGCTTTGCCCGTTCGCGGTCTTCTTGTTCGCGTCCGGTCAAGAAATTCGTGACGCTCTTGGTTGTGTTTTTCGTTTTCTCGGCAAGTGACCCGTCGGCCACTGATATTTCGTCATTCGTACCGGGAATCTCCTCGCCGGAAACTTGGGCGATCGGATTGACGGAATCTTGATAGTCGTTGTTGGTCAATCCATAGGGCGAATCGTCAGGCGGACCAAACGGGCTTCGCAGCGATTGACAACCGCCCACCATCGGCAAGGCGATGGACGAAGCACACAACCACACGGCAACCCGCGCACGGCGGCGCATCATGGCGAAGGCAATATTGAAGTTAGCCGACATCGTTTTCCTATCCATAGTTTGATCGAATCGCTTCCTGCGATCGGCCTGACTCATTCGCGCTGGTCCGACTTGGTCGGAAGAAACGCTTGCATTCGAGGGACACTGCCCAACACCGTTGGTAGGTATCGGTTCATCATGCTGCGCAACTCGCCATAAAGATGCTTGGCAACGGTCGTTGGCAGCTCGGTCGACGCGGCTTGCAATCGGCGAAATTCATCGATTGCCGCGGCGGTGATTGAAATGGTTTGTTGCTGGCGAGGTCGGCAACGATTGCAAACGATCCCGCCCGCCGATAACGAAAAAGCAATTCGCGACACCGACTCGACGTCACCGCCGCAATCGGTGCACTGATCGGTTCCCGGCGCATGACCGAGAAGTCGCAATATTTGGGCATCAAAAAACAGAAGCGTCGAGGCGACATCGCCGCAGCCGTCGATCTGTTGGAGTGATTGGATGGCCAAGTCGTAAACTTCGGGATGGGGATCGTGTTCATCAGTCATCAAACGCAGCAATTCCGCTACGTAGTAGCCGGCATAGAGCCTTTCGAGCGATTTTTCAGCGCCACGAAACCGACGATGCAGCTTCGCTTCGGTCAATAAATCGAGCGTATCGGAAGTCTTCCTATGAACGACTACACGACAGACGGCCAACAGGTCAAGCGCGCCTTCGAAAGGACCTTTGGGGCGTCGCGCCCCTTTGGCGATCGCCGACACGCGACCAAAGTCGTGAGTCAACAACGTCACGATCAAGCTGGTCTCGCTGAATTCGATCGTTCGAAGCACAATTGCCGTCGTTTGTTCGGCCGCCAAAACGTTTTCTCGTCAAAGGAAAAGATGCAGGACACCCATCACGCGCTGAATTGGCGACTACAGTTCCCCCATTTCGCCCAACGTCGCCAAAAGGTCGCTCATTTCGGCGGCGGCATGCGCGTCGCCTTGGGCACGGGCCTGATCGATCCCGTCACGCAGGTGAGTTCGTGCTTGTTCGATTTCGTCGATGTCGACCAATAATTGGGCGGACATGAAAAACGCCTGAACGAACGGCGGTGTCTCTTTCATCAGCGCGTCAAAGATCTCCAGGCTCTTGGCGTTTGCGCCTTCGCTGCGTAACTCCATCGCGAGCGAATAACGCAGAAAGTTGTCGTTCGGGTCGTCTGCCAGCATGGCTTCGATCTTTTCGCGTCGTGTCATGGTGATCTTCGAGCGTGGGTTTGCGGTCGCGGTGGGCGTTTTCATCAGTGGTGATTCTGCGCCAGTTTCACGGATTCCGCCATCGTGCGTTCCACGCAACCCCGTGACGGGTCG
Encoded here:
- the folP gene encoding dihydropteroate synthase, with the translated sequence MNHDRIWNLGRRSLTLGRRPLVMGILNVTPDSFSDGGKHHDAQRAIASALAMEAAGADIIDIGGESTRPYSDPVGVQEELDRVIPVIDGLRDSLSIPISIDTSKAAVAQAAVDSGAEIINDVTGLEGDPAMSGIAVAAGVGVCVMHMKGTPQTMQDDPVYTDVVDEIFAYLQARKSFCLEAGIREDRICLDPGIGFGKTHEHNLALLRATPRFTTLGCPILIGHSRKGFIGKVIGDKDADRMAGTLGVTLAVAAAGADIIRVHDVPESVQALRAFEAAGGFENL
- the acnA gene encoding aconitate hydratase AcnA, whose translation is MTFDPFGVRDSFDTGNGTATIYRLSKLEEAGLGEISKLPFSIRVLLEAVLRNCDGFSVTEDDVKNLAAWDAAAPAKQEVPFKPYRVVLQDFTGVPAVVDLAAMRSAMQRIGGDPEKINPLIPVDLVIDHSVQVDHFGTASALSQNVEIEFERNLERYEFLRWGQQAFDNFSVVPPNVGIVHQVNLEYLARVVALQDSPDGPVAIPDSLVGTDSHTTMINGLGVLGWGVGGIEAEANMLGQPLYMLMPEVIGFELTGALPAGATATDMVLRVVEVLREEGVVNKFVEFFGVGMNKMSVADRATIANMAPEYGATMGFFPVDDVTLAYMRQTGRTEAHVKLVETYCKEQGLFRTDDGPKLNYTKTLSLDLGTIEPSMAGPKRPQDRIALAGMKKAFNDSLTAPVGKSGFGLDKSELGKVADVKDNGHSSQITHGAVVIAAITSCTNTSNPSVMIGAGLLAKKAVARGLKVPAHVKTSLAPGSRVVTDYLNKAGVSESLDKLGFQTVGYGCTTCIGNSGPLPPAVANAIKTSDLVASAVLSGNRNFEGRVNPLTKANYLASPPLVVAYALAGTTDIDLATEPIGKGTDGSDVYLKDIWPSADEIRETIASSIHPEMFTREYGEAVKGNELWNAIDVATGAIYPWSDESTYIQHPPFLDAVTGQDVPDIQPIHGAKVLALLADSVTTDHISPAGAIASDGPAGKFLQDKNVPIREFNSFGSRRGNDRVMVRGTFANIRIRNQLAPGTEGGVTRYLPTNEVMSIYDASMKYQAAGTPLVVIAGAEYGTGSSRDWAAKGTMLLGVKAVITASYERIHRSNLVGMGVLPLEFADGATWQSLGLTGEETIDIPGLSNDLQPRSTIKVTATSPDGSVKTFPCVVRIDTPVEMQYYQNGGILPTVLRNLSK
- the recO gene encoding DNA repair protein RecO, with product MAAEQTTAIVLRTIEFSETSLIVTLLTHDFGRVSAIAKGARRPKGPFEGALDLLAVCRVVVHRKTSDTLDLLTEAKLHRRFRGAEKSLERLYAGYYVAELLRLMTDEHDPHPEVYDLAIQSLQQIDGCGDVASTLLFFDAQILRLLGHAPGTDQCTDCGGDVESVSRIAFSLSAGGIVCNRCRPRQQQTISITAAAIDEFRRLQAASTELPTTVAKHLYGELRSMMNRYLPTVLGSVPRMQAFLPTKSDQRE
- a CDS encoding glycosyltransferase, whose protein sequence is MRIDFVITELFVGGAERCLTELATSMAAAGDDVRVFSIGSLPTGPKSLLVDRLRSGGVEVASGNADSMWQFRGAYQNLTRWLGSSPADVCQTFLFHANVIGTMAAKKAGVAVRVGGLRVAETRTLRCRIERWAVRQMTSLVCVSDDVQKFASLRLGCDSEKSIVIPNAVDVGRFAIAEAFDWTAIGWPSDAAVALFVGRLHPQKGIDLLQKAVDEIAPARSKRRLLIVGDGPDRVAIDRWAGQVGNERVVLLPWQADVAPLMRACRVLVLPSRYEGMPNVAMEAMAAGRPVVCSRAEGARELLGHDWDRQSFAIDDGPSMTRLVAAFLADADCADRTGELNQAKMRSEFSIPTMVDAYRSLYRELRTRRLDV
- the lptE gene encoding LPS assembly lipoprotein LptE, with protein sequence MKRHVPAALIVITVIGLMLTTGCAAYRFGSASLFRPGIRTVHVPIVRNDTFRHDLGVRLTEAIIKEIEVRTPYKVTGDPNADSTLICRVVSETKRVLTETGTDDPRALDAAVSVRASWTGRGGELLMQNAIVPTGDFSTTFGQDARFVPEAGQSVDSAMQMAIEDLAQRIVSQMEMRW
- a CDS encoding peptidylprolyl isomerase, with product MPQASARHILVSTEKECLDLKKQIAEGADFGQIAAEYSSCPSGADGGALGTFGPGQMVPEFDAAVFGGEVGEVQGPVKTDFGYHLLEVTQRTE
- a CDS encoding tetratricopeptide repeat protein; this encodes MSANFNIAFAMMRRRARVAVWLCASSIALPMVGGCQSLRSPFGPPDDSPYGLTNNDYQDSVNPIAQVSGEEIPGTNDEISVADGSLAEKTKNTTKSVTNFLTGREQEDRERAKQFYKAGDQLFRTAGTQSTEVRKKTYAQAAKQFKKAGESAPGSALEQDSMFMRAESLFFADQLTMATDTYEKLQKQYPRNRHNDRVAARLFSISRYWIDTVKADEGSWIPINFTDSSRPRLDTDGHAIRVLDQIRYDDPTGRLADDATMAAAAEYIRQEKFEEADEFLTDLRETFGDSEHLFLAHLLGLRCKLEIYAGPKYSELVLEEAETLVRQTRQRFPDKMAEPKYGDLVARAAAEIAYHRAERLAQKASFREKRKEYRAAATYYNELLEKYGDTPQAEIARKRLPEIERLPGVPTQRLSWLTTIFPESRKKNPLKLNIPASDQSVEPTETLFR